TGCTCGATGCCGGGCCGGAGCCGCTGCGCATCGCGCTGGCGGCGGTGCTCGCTGCCGACCCGACATTGGCCGAGATCGGCGTCGCTGCGGTGGCGGTGCGGCTGACCGGGCTCACCCCCAGTGCCGAACTCGGCCGCGCGCTGCAGACGCCGACCTTCGAGGCGTTGCAGCAGAAGGCCGACGAGGCGATGTTCGAGCGGCGCGCGCTGGCCGTCGAGAAGGAAAGGGCGATCGCCGAGAATGAGCTCGCGACCAAGACCGAACTGGCGCGACGCGAGAAATTGCTGATCGCGGAGGAGGCGGAAAACGCGCGCAACCGCGCTGCCGGCGTCGCCGAGGCGCAGCAGTTGGAGACCGCGGCGGAGGCGGAGCGCATCCGCGCCGTCGAAGGTGCGAGGGTCGAGGCCGAACGCCAGCACATCGCCATCTATCGCGATCTGCCGCCTGCGACCCTGCTCGGCCTCGCCGCGCAGCAGCTCGCCGGCAAGCTGGAGACGATCGGGCATGTCAACATCACGCCCGATCTGCTCGCGGCGGTGCTCGGCGAGTTCCGCAAGGCGCCGGTGCCGATCGCGGCGGACTGACCAACACAAGGGAGGGGCGCCATGGCCGCGCTTGCGCCGCGCGCGGTGTTCGTCACCCGCGAGACCGACTATGAATTGCTCGTCGCCCGCCATGCCACGCGCGAGCAGGCGCGATTCTTCCTCGAAAGCCGCGGTCAGCGTCTGGAGCAGGTGGAACAGCGCCACCATCAGTTCCACGCCGTGCTCGCCGCCGCGCGCGCTTCGGTGCCGGCGGAATGGCGGCAGGCGATCGTCCGCCGTGCCGATCTCGATCGCTTCCTGTTCGCGGCGGACGATGTGATCGTCGCGGTGGGGCAGGACGGGCTGGTCGCCAATGTCGCCAAATATCTCGGCGGACAACCGGTGATCGGCGTGAATCCGGCGCCCGATCTCTATGACGGCGTCCTCGCCCGCATCGCGGTCGATCGGCTGGCGCGCCTGCTGCCGGCAAGCGCCGCCGGCGCGGCGGGCATCGAGCGGCGGACGATGGTGGAGGCGGCGCTCGACGGCGGCGAGACGCTGACCGCGCTCAACGAGATCTTCGTCGGCCACCGCAGCCACCAGTCGGCACGCTATCGCATCGCTGCGGGCGATGAGACCGA
The window above is part of the Sphingomonas sanxanigenens DSM 19645 = NX02 genome. Proteins encoded here:
- a CDS encoding SPFH domain-containing protein; amino-acid sequence: MASIRNFGFAARLRSEANNHVIHYRKGRVRRSGRGLVFWFQPDNASIAELPMDDREMTLFVKGRSKDFQDIAVQGTIGWHVVDPERLATRVDFTIGLFTGEAQGEPIEKIEARIAGIANQALLQQIAAAPVRALLDAGPEPLRIALAAVLAADPTLAEIGVAAVAVRLTGLTPSAELGRALQTPTFEALQQKADEAMFERRALAVEKERAIAENELATKTELARREKLLIAEEAENARNRAAGVAEAQQLETAAEAERIRAVEGARVEAERQHIAIYRDLPPATLLGLAAQQLAGKLETIGHVNITPDLLAAVLGEFRKAPVPIAAD
- a CDS encoding NAD(+)/NADH kinase, which produces MAALAPRAVFVTRETDYELLVARHATREQARFFLESRGQRLEQVEQRHHQFHAVLAAARASVPAEWRQAIVRRADLDRFLFAADDVIVAVGQDGLVANVAKYLGGQPVIGVNPAPDLYDGVLARIAVDRLARLLPASAAGAAGIERRTMVEAALDGGETLTALNEIFVGHRSHQSARYRIAAGDETEDQSSSGLIVASGTGATGWARSIAEATQCAMQLGCEERAVGYWVREPFPSIASSTRIRAGKLADQPLVVTSRMNDGGVIFADGIEQDYIAFDWGRQVRLAPSPRALHLVVG